Within the Pirellulales bacterium genome, the region TGGGCCTTGTGGCAAAATGTGCGGCACTCTGTGCTGGCCAGGCAAGATTACTTGCTAGAACCGCGGGAAGTGCGGATTACCCCCCTGCCCCCCTGGATTCGGACCGATATCAAGTCCGAGGCGCTGCGCGCGGCGAGTTTGGACCCCCCGCTGTCCCTCTTGGACGAAAAATTGCCGCAACGACTCGAACGGGCGTTGGCGTTACATCCTTGGGTGGAACGGGTGAATCGGGTGCAGTTGCGTTATCCAGCGGCGGTGGAAATTGAGCTGATCTACCGCCAACCCGTGGCCATGCTGGAGGTGTCAGAGGGCTTGTTGCCTGTGGATAAAAATTGCGTTATTTTGCCCACCGCCGATTTTACGCCGCTGGACACCAAAAATTATCTGCGGTTAGCCGGATTACCCTTTACCCAAACGGTGACCGCCGGCAGTGTCTGGAACGAGCCGTTGGCCAAAAGCGCGGTGCAACTAGCCGTCCGCTTGCAAGATGTGCGAATACCCGCCAAACTAAGCAAAATATCCTGGGTGCCGGCCCCCCATGCGGCGCGCGATTGGGAGCGGCAGTTCGTTCTGGAGACCCAAACGGGCAAACAACTTATTTGGGGCGAGCCAATCGGCCGCGAGCAACCAGGTGAACCGGATGCCACGGCTAAACTGGCGGCACTGCAAAAAATCCTCTCCGCTCCGGCGGGATTAGAGGGACTGCTGGAGCTAATGAATTTGGACCTGAGCCAACCCCAAAACTGGCCCGCGGAGCTGCGCCTGTCCACTAATTCCCGTCGCCTGCCTTAATTATTCATAAATAATGATGCGCTAAACATAAATTCATGGCCCCCGATGTCCGTAGATACCTCTCCACGCAATCCCACCCCCCAATACCAGCCGATCCTGCATGTCGCGCTGTACCATCCCGAGATCCCCTACAACACGGGTAATATCGGCCGGAGTTGCGTGGCCGTGGGGGCCAAGCTGTGGTTGATCGAACCGCTGGGATTTCAGATCAATGACTATTACTTGCGCCGCGCGGGATTGGATTATTGGGAACTGCTAGAGTGGGAAATCGTCCCCTCGTGGGAGGCCTTGGTCCAAAAACTGCCTGCCGCTCGATATTGGCTGCTAACCAAATAT harbors:
- a CDS encoding tRNA (cytidine(34)-2'-O)-methyltransferase translates to MSVDTSPRNPTPQYQPILHVALYHPEIPYNTGNIGRSCVAVGAKLWLIEPLGFQINDYYLRRAGLDYWELLEWEIVPSWEALVQKLPAARYWLLTKYGTRHYTEVSYQPGDVLVFGSESSGLPPELVRERADSALRIPMRPEMRSLNLSNTAAILMYEALRQWSVEDTDSLPRMGIR